The DNA segment CACCATTTTCCCCCATTAAAGCGTGTACACTGCCACGTTTAACTTTTAGGTTAATGCCGTCTAATGCCTTCACACCAGGAAATGTTTTAGAAACATTATTCATTTCTAAAATATAATTTGATGAATTTGTTGAAATATTCATTATTGACACCTAAACGAATTAAAGGAATTTCAGAAAAGGAAGGGAGAATCCCTTCCCCAAAATATTATTTATATTTTGCTTGATATTCTTCTTTTTTATCTGGCGTAACTAATTCAAATGGTACCCATTTGATCTTATCAACTTTTTCTCCCTTGGCGGCAAGATAAGCAATTTCAGCACCAGCATACCCTTGTCCTTTCGCAGATTGGAATACTGTTGCATCTAGTCCTTTACCCAAATATTCTAATGCATCTGGTGTAGCATCAAGACCAACGATAATAATGTCTTCATCTTTAATACCAAGCTTACGTGAAGCCAATATTGCACCAATAGCCATCTCATCATTATTGCTTACAACAACATTAATTGAGTTTTGGCCCGCAAGTACATTTTCTGCAATAGCAAGACCTCTATCTCGTTCCCATTTACCTTCTTGCTCTGCGACAATACTGATGTTTTTATGCGCGCTCAAAATATCTTTATTACCTTGAGTACGCTTTGTCACTGCATCTTGGCCTAAAGGGCCTAATAAAATTAATGCCTCCCCTTTCTTACCATCTAATGTATTAACAACATAATTTCCTTGAATTCTTCCTCCTTCGATTTCATCAGAACCAACAAAACTAGTTACATATTTATCTAAATCATCATCATTTGGACGACGATTAACAATAATCAATGGGATCCCTGCTTTTTTAGCTTTTCTTCCAATTGCTTTTACAATATTAGGATCATTTGGCACAACTAAAAGTGCATCAACATTTTGGTCGATAAATGTTTCTACATCATTTAATTGACGTGCGGAATCAGCATTTGCATCGGAAAGTTTAAATTCAACATCATCGTGTTGCTTGTCAAACTCACGAATAGCATCCTGAAGATATGTTTGCCATTTATCAGCAAAAGAATTCATTGGAGCACCAATTACATAAGTTTTTGCAGAAGCGATCTGAGAGG comes from the Avibacterium avium genome and includes:
- a CDS encoding substrate-binding domain-containing protein, whose protein sequence is MKKTLLTLLCSSLLLTSQIASAKTYVIGAPMNSFADKWQTYLQDAIREFDKQHDDVEFKLSDANADSARQLNDVETFIDQNVDALLVVPNDPNIVKAIGRKAKKAGIPLIIVNRRPNDDDLDKYVTSFVGSDEIEGGRIQGNYVVNTLDGKKGEALILLGPLGQDAVTKRTQGNKDILSAHKNISIVAEQEGKWERDRGLAIAENVLAGQNSINVVVSNNDEMAIGAILASRKLGIKDEDIIIVGLDATPDALEYLGKGLDATVFQSAKGQGYAGAEIAYLAAKGEKVDKIKWVPFELVTPDKKEEYQAKYK